From one Brachypodium distachyon strain Bd21 chromosome 4, Brachypodium_distachyon_v3.0, whole genome shotgun sequence genomic stretch:
- the LOC100829960 gene encoding protein XAP5 CIRCADIAN TIMEKEEPER: MSGFGDGYVGTAQDAVKIRRLEKQREAERRKIEELKNKNADGQPGLLQFGSSTSEILETAFKKETVGLVTREQYVEKRVNIRTKIEEEEKEKLQKLQQEEEELQMQKRKKRRVRGDPRLSFCDDIENGSDEDEFENQETQKKQLGKDPTVETSFLPDREREAEEQAERERLKRQWSREQELIKNEPLSITYSYWDGTGHRRVIQVCKGDSIGEFLRSVQQQLAPEFREVRTTSVENLLYVKEDLIIPHQHSFYELIINKARGKSGPLFHFDVHEDVRTIADATKEKDESHAGKVVERHWYEKNKHIFPASRWEIYDPTKKWERYTIHGD; the protein is encoded by the exons ATGTCGGGGTTCGGCGACGGGTACGTCGGCACGGCGCAGGACGCGGTGAAGATCCGGCGGCTGGAGAAGCAGCGGGAGGCGGAGCGACGGAAGATCGAGGAGCTGAAGAACAAGAACGCTGACGGACAGCCAGGGCTCCTCCAGTTCGGCTCCAGCACCTCCGAG ATTCTCGAGACTGCATTCAAGAAAGAAACAGTCGGTCTAGTTACGAGGGAGCAGTATGTTGAGAAG AGGGTTAACATACGAACTAAgattgaggaggaagagaaagagaaactTCAAAAATTGCAGCAAGA agaagaagaactgcaaatgcagaaaaggaaaaagaggagAGTGAGGGGAGATCCACGTTTGTCTTTCTGTGATGACATTGAGAACGGAAGTGACGAGGATGAGTTTGAGAACC AAGAGACtcaaaagaaacaacttgGAAAGGATCCAACAGTTGAGACAAGTTTTCTGCCTGACAG AGAGCGAGAGGCAGAGGAACAAGCAGAGCGAGAACGTTTGAAGAGGCAGTGGTCGCGTGAGCAAGAACTGATCAAAA ATGAACCTCTTTCAATCACTTACAGTTACTGGGATGGTACTGGGCACAGGAGAGTCATCCAG GTTTGTAAAGGTGACTCTATTGGAGAATTCTTAAGGTCTGTTCAGCAGCAGCTTGCCCCGGAGTTCCGTGAAGTACGGACAACATCGGTTGAGAACCTACTCTACGTGAAGGAAGATCTTATTATCCCTCAT CAACACAGTTTCTATGAGTTAATTATTAACAAAGCGAGGGGCAAGAGTGGACCA CTTTTCCACTTTGATGTTCATGAGGATGTGCGAACCATTGCTGATGCAACAAAAGAGAAGGATGAG TCTCATGCGGGGAAGGTTGTAGAGAGGCATTGGTACGagaaaaacaaacatataTTCCCAGCGTCGAGATGGGAG ATATATGACCCAACTAAAAAGTGGGAGCGCTACACGATCCATGGAGATTAA
- the LOC100840658 gene encoding formin-like protein 5, whose translation MAPYLAVLLLLLRFSSGALAVSSSYIARSTEQQIIATAPPAAFSDTTDAQSGAAPFLASPSGSFAAYLRRGSSSSGGSGGDDDVCYVEIVQQPAGGGGGSSSVWESDCTPVGAADTCDLAFSPMGLELFAGGHSLWDTGVDSSGPALLSLDGAGDLRIVSKDGITVWRSTGDPFTGQRCGAAVKPSTDVLPPPASSTATGAKLLPPPVTAASSLAGSSWGSDFTFGDQTAPPLDTDTPPADAYSPGMPAPPPPPADPSTDWPDLPLPPPPPADTYPVVPIPESPDQPLFSMPPPAPAPPTAFVPQTPSSPPPPLATPPPPPPPLVPSPGASGIATPPDSSGDDGTAFPPPPPPVGAPHHARQLPLGAASPPVSVPVIPGAMAPSAGHAPHGLPFGQGQGQGVFGQQQNQVLNGGAGAGQPLEDSAGGWSSRERGGGAAVMSLSLALVGLMALAVGF comes from the coding sequence ATGGCTCCTTACCTCGCAGTCCTACTACTCTTGCTGCgcttctcctccggcgcccTGGCCGTTTCCTCCAGCTACATCGCAAGGAGCACCGAGCAGCAGATCATCGCCACcgcaccgcccgccgccttctccgacACCACCGATGCACAGAGCGGCGCCGCGCCTTTCCTTGCGTCGCCCTCCGGGTCGTTCGCCGCGTACCtccgccgcggcagcagctcctccggcggcagcggcggggacGACGACGTGTGCTACGTCGAGATCGTCCAgcagccggccggcggcgggggcggcagcagcagcgtgtGGGAGTCGGACTGCACGCCGGTGGGCGCCGCCGACACGTGCGACCTGGCCTTCTCGCCCATGGGGCTCGAGCtcttcgccggcggccactCCCTCTGGGACACCGGCGTCGATTCTTCCGGCCCTGCGTTGCTGAGCCTCGACGGCGCGGGCGACTTGAGGATCGTCAGCAAGGACGGTATCACGGTCTGGCGGTCCACGGGAGACCCCTTCACGGGCCAGAGATGCGGCGCGGCCGTGAAGCCTTCTACGGACgtgctcccgccgccggcctcgagCACAGCGACCGGAGCGAAGCTCCTGCCACCGCcggtgacggcggcgtcgAGTCTTGCTGGCTCTTCATGGGGCTCGGACTTCACTTTCGGGGACCAAACGGCGCCTCCATTGGACACAGACACGCCGCCAGCTGACGCTTACTCGCCTGGCATGCcggctccgccaccgccgccggctgaCCCGTCAACGGACTGGCCAGACCTGCCactgcctcccccgcccccgGCTGACACGTACCCGGTGGTTCCGATCCCAGAGTCGCCAGACCAGCCCCTGTTCTCGATGCCACCACCAGCACCGGCACCTCCGACTGCCTTTGTTCCCCAGACGCcatcatctcctcctccacctctcgccacgcccccgcccccgcccccgccgctcgTGCCATCTCCCGGCGCAAGCGGCATCGCGACGCCACCAGATTCATCGGGCGACGACGGCACGGcgttcccgccgccgccgccgcctgtcgGAGCGCCGCACCACGCGCGCCAGCTTCCCCTGGGAGCGGCGTCTCCGCCGGTTTCGGTTCCGGTTATTCCGGGCGCGATGGCGCCGAGCGCCGGTCATGCTCCTCATGGGCTCCCGTTCGGAcaggggcaggggcagggAGTGTTCGGGCAGCAGCAGAACCAGGTGCTGaatggcggcgccggcgccgggcagCCGTTGGAGGACAGCGCCGGCGGGTGGTCGAGCAGggagcgcggcggaggagcggccGTGATGAGTTTGAGCTTGGCTTTAGTTGGTCTGATGGCTCTGGCTGTTGGCTTTTAG
- the LOC100840959 gene encoding RING-H2 finger protein ATL39, protein MQPWGGAARRVLATPAPPPMPASASAPPSMDAQRAHLERVVGVTTTVLFVASVSYVAFSALYGCIQAGRNRRVVVADADPGAAARPGEEEEEEETKRALEGLPVQVVVVRDGGGGSDRKGAADQAVTEEVDGGECPVCLAEYEGGEEVRVLPACRHRFHRECVDRWLLTRAPTCPVCRAPVPRVKEGCAIRHADAAGIGAAGALPPAMAMAP, encoded by the coding sequence ATGCAACCATGGGGCGGTGCCGCTCGCCGCGTCCTGGCcacgccggcgcccccgccgATGCCGGCATCGGCATCCGCTCCGCCCTCGATGGACGCGCAGCGGGCGCACCTGGAGAGGGTGGTGGGCGTGACCACGACCGTGCTCTTCGTCGCCAGCGTCTCCTACGTCGCCTTCAGCGCGCTCTACGGCTGCATCCAAGCCGGCCGCAACAGGCGCGTCGTCGTTGCCGATGCCGAcccgggagcggcggcgcggccgggggaggaggaggaggaggaggagaccaaGCGCGCGCTCGAGGGCCTCCCCGTGCAGGTGGTCGTCgtgcgcgacggcggcggcggcagtgacCGGAAGGGAGCAGCAGATCAAGCGGTTAcggaggaggtggacggcggcgagtGCCCGGTGTGCctggcggagtacgagggcggGGAAGAGGTGCGCGTGCTCCCGGCGTGCCGGCACAGGTTCCACAGGGAGTGCGTCGACCGGTGGCTGCTCACGCGCGCGCCCACCTGCCCCGTCTGCCGCGCCCCGGTCCCGCGCGTCAAGGAAGGCTGCGCGATTCGGCACGCCGACGCTGCCGGCATCGGAGCAGCAGGCGCGCTTCCTCCGGCGATGGCGATGGCGCCGTGA